The genomic region ttatacaatgggtgggtctaatcctgaatgctgattggttaaaagcacATTCCagacggtgtctattccacaagttaccacaggcattttaatgtcatagatttagccgatttactctgttccatctgactgcgcaatccgctgtctcatcagcccagtaAGGGAAGTTATGAACTTGATCTTCAGTATAAAAAGCATCTATACATTATCGGGAAAAAATCCGACACCACTGGTATTCTTCGAACAGGGTTATTTTGACTGTGCATAACTTTATTTCTTTCAGACAAGGTTTGTTTGGCTTATGAAGGAAAGAAAAGTCAAATTAACAGCGGGAGAGAGAATAAGTGAAGTAATTGCTATTTTTCAAATTTTGATGTCTTGTTTTTTCTGTTTGATAAGATGAGGACTTTAAGTGGCAAGATGAGACGGGCCTGAGCTTTAAGAACTGGGGGAACAGCTCCAGCTCGCCTGACTTGATTCCCATGGACACCTGTGTGGCAATGCACAGCACCACAGGGGAGTGGGAGAAAGTCAGCTGTGTTGAAAACCTAGAGAATGGAGTGGTCTGTGAGACTGCTGAAAGTAAGGccctatttttgtatttttttttagcaGCATTTGTCTTTCTACTCGGGACACCCCATAACGTACATCGTCTGTGGGCAGCCTTCAAATAACCTCCAAACACAGAAAATGTTCATTTCCCGCCGACATAGACCAGTGGACGGACATAGCCCCACTGTAGCAGCCATGTGTTGTTTTGACAATTTGATCAACAAGTGTATACAGATGTTGTTATTTTCATTCATATGAGTTATTTTTAGTTATGTTTCACTAATATATTGTTCATTTATTTTTCAGAAGCAGAGAAAAACGGCAAACCCGGTAAGTGAAGCAAAGCCATTTTCCCTTTATTTTGTTGTTCTTAAATAGCCATACAGTAAGATCAATGGTAACCTCTCTCCCTGCATTGTTTATGTCCTGCTCAGCTACTAGTCCACTGCTCTCGGCTCTGGTCATTCTGAGTGTGGTCGCCATCATGGGGATCTCGGCAGTCTTTTGGTTCCTGCACCAGAAGCACCAATTTGGTGCCGTCCTCGCATCGTTCGAGTACCACCCCCCGTTCAGGGCTCCCACCTCTGACGAGGCCTGCCTAGTGGAGACCGacgagacagaggagacagaggaggctgaTGACATGGCTTAATGGAGATCCTGCTCTTAGATTCTGCTGTGTGGAGTCACTGTTGGAGGAGAGGCCTAGAGAGAAAAAGGTGACCCTCTTAATTAAGACTGGTTCCATTGTTCCGAAGAGATGCTTTGACAGGTAAAATCACATCCTGCTATGGAATGACATGCGTAGCAACACTTTTACCACCAACTAGTGCCACAGTATGTCCCGTCCTTTGCACTTTTGCCTGTCTGAATGGGCTCCCATGTGGGTATTGGGTCAGTCtgctctttttcttcttctttgttgTGCTAGCCAAGCAGGATACGAACGAAAATATGTTGTCAAATGACATTTAGCCTACGCACTGAATGCGTTGCATGCCGTTAATTCGATCCTCTTTTGAATTGTGAGAATCACGTGTTTCAATCGTCAAAGAAGTTGGGTCTCCCGACGTCTTCTGTCTGCATAAAGTTGGCGATCTTTGTACCGCATGGCGAGTCTGACATATGTTATCATTCACACATCTTTATGTTGTATTGCCCTTGTAAGTGCTCATACTTTTCAATGTGTCTCTTACCCTAGTGTCAGAACTTTGAATTTCTTAGTTCTCAATATGAGATGAATACAAGTCATTGAAAGTACAGAGGGACTAATCCATCATTCATACCTCAAACAAACAGATCAAGGCTTGTAAAATAGGTCAAAGAGACACATTTCAACCAGTGTGCATTTTTTTTTCTCAGCAAGGGATCTGTAATCCTGTGTCCCATTGTTGTTTGTGTGCTGTGAAAGGCTTCTACAGATGATTACGTTTATAATAGATATGATTTGTTGTGCATTAGTCTGTAATGACATGTATGAACTTCTATTCGTGGGAGAAAACAACATTTTTGAGTGAGGATCGTTTTGTCTTTCTCTAACAATGTCCTTGGTGGGACTACCTGAATAAACACTCATAATTCATATTTTACAAAGCTATTAATCCAAACTCTAATTCATGAATATGGTCAGTGGTTTTACTAATGCATTAGTGATATGTTACAGTTTGAGGAGTGGTCCTTTTAAATGGTGTTTTGTCAGCACTACATCCCTGAAGTTCTATGAATGTATTTGAAAGCGTTTTGCTGATTACCTTGCTATATTTGTTTAATTTGGCTTAAACTAAGCCCTGTTTGTTACACACAATAAAGTTTGGGCATCACCTGTGAGCTGGTCTCGTGTGACCAAGtccattctttaaaaaaaaatgttttaaccctttttctccctaattggtaattagtcttgtcccatcgctgcaactcccatacggactcgggagaggcgaaggtcgagagccgtgcgtcctccgaaacacgaccctgccaagccgcacagcttcttgacacactctttgcttaacccggaagcttgccgcaccaatgtgtcggaggaaaacctgtacacctggcgaccgtgttagcgtgcatgcgcccggcccaccacaggagtcgctagagtgtgatgggacaaggacatcctggaatcgaaccaggatctgtagatgcagtgtcttagactgctgcgtcactcgggaggccccttTCAAGTCCATTCTTGTTGATGCCTGAAGTCCGAGGCTACTTGTGAGTTTTGAGCCTGCCTGTCCTATGTTTGATTTatactgagtgcacaaaacattaggaacacctgctctttccatgactgaCTGAacgggtgaaagctatgatcccttattgatgtcaggatttttaagccttgggacaattgagacatggattgtgtatgtgtgccattcagagggtgaatgcgTAAgacaatatttaagtgcctttgaaaggggtatggtgcTCGGTGCACCGATTTGTGTCAGGAACTGCAACGCTGTTTGGTTTTCACTCTCAaccgtttcctgtgtgtatcaacattggtccaccacccaaaggatatccagccaacttgacacaactgtgggaagcattgtcgTCCACATgtccagcatccatgtggaacgctttcaatgCCTTGTAGAGGCCATGCCCCGACGgaatgaggctgttctgagggcaaaaggggatgcaactcaatactaggaaggttttcctaatgttttgtaccctgTATGTGAGCATCTCCTCTTGTGGGCAAATGTTGTAAGATTGTGCTTGTTTGAGACTGTACATGCAGTTGATGTAGTTGCTGTACTTGTTGCTTATTTTGGTAAACATGGCACAAGTTGACATGACTGTGTTACATAGTTTGTCAATGGAATCTCAAAGTAATCCCTCATACATTGGTTTGCATTTCCTTTCCTTTAGGAGGGGCTTCAACCTTTTAACCCAAAGGCATGGAAATACCttatataaagtactgtatgagAAGAATCCTACCCAACCCTAGGGTTTCAAAATTCCAGTAAGTGTCAAAAtgtccaggttttccagaaaacACAGTTGGAGGACTCCTGGATTTTTGGACCCCACCCCAATTCcaatttctgggatttttgcaaACCTACCTAACCCAAAAGTGCAACACTTGAACAATCTGAAGTGATGTCAACCATATCCATATCAGCATTATTCTGTCCATTCCTCAGATCGTTACAGAACTTTACAGCTAAATATACATCTGTCAATGCATAATTAAATGGGTGATGAATTAGGACACCGGATTGAGGACATTCTAATTACTCCTTAAGGGATATTTAATATTATAAATCACTGTCATCTGTCAGGCATGAGAAGTATCGCACCGACCCTCCATCTGTATGAAAACCTGTCCTGGCTCTGCCATGGCACTAGAGGGTAGTATTCATTAGGCACAAAAATTACTTATGGGCGATGGATCTATCTGAATTTGTCTAATAAGTAAAACTCACTTTCAGTTTCCATTGCAAAGCGTTTTGGTACGCTTTGAAATGGTGtacactaatgaatacaacccaatTGTCCTTGTTCCTTACCTTCGGATTAAGAGATATATATTTTGCTCCTAGAAAATAACTTCCATCTGGAGAATGTATGTACATTTTGGCCATGTAGCCCTCCAGCAAGCGTCCAATGGTGATGTCAACAGTTCGAGATCCATAACATCTGACATCTCACAGGGTAAGATCAGGAGAGAACTCATAATATAGCTGATTTAGGAGCTTGGCCACTAGGCGGGACAGTGGATCACATTTCCAGCCTGCACTTTCCAGGAACAGCAACAGAAACAGATTGCATAAACTCTTTGAGGTAATCATGCATtgtgtatattttttaaatgtaaaaaacaacaatttgATAATTGTCTAATCTAATTGTAGAATAATTAGATTATTCAGGTAGAGATTATGATAATGATCAAGTGTAAGTATTGAACTTGATTAAGATAAATATTCCGGGCTGCTATCTGTTCAGTTTGATTTATGGCACGTGTGCTAGTTTGTGGGAAAAAACGGTTATATGATTGGTTGAAAAGTCTGTTCAAATGCATAGTTTTTCAACTGCAGCATGCAGTCTGTTTTCAAAAGTATAGGCTTTAACTTTACTGAGTAGGGCATGGCCATGTATCTAGATTTAAACAAAGCTAGCCCATCCTGATTCAAAGTTCAGTTGAAGGAACATAGATTACCAGTAACTAATCCCACAGATCAAATGGCAACTAAGAACAACAAATGATCCGGTCAGGAAAAACACAAGGCCCAGAGGAGTGTTTTTCTTGTAATGTGATACATCAGGACTCCCATAGTTCCTCTTAGGAAAAGGTATATTTCAGTCCTTAAACTGTTTTAATTGGGCATTTTCCTCAGTGCTCCTCAAGTTACTTTGTGCTTATTCACCTGAAAAATGTACAAGCATGCACAACATGTATACTTCTTGCTATGGAGGCACTATGGATAAATTTCAATATTATGAATGCATATCCTTCAGACAAAATGCATTTAAACAGAATATTATGTTCACAATATTCACTATCCCTTTCTAATCATGGCCCTCTGTGGCTTGCAGATGAGTCCAATTGAAATTGTCAGTATGATcatcttttctttctttttttttttgccaagGGGTTACATACAACAATACATCCTAGAAATAGACTGTGCAGACAGACATTAGAAATGCCCCTATGTCTGGATGGGATTTCAGCAGATGTCTTGCAATCACAGAAGAATGCTTTGTGACTTGTTCAACCCAACTTCACCACAATTTTCCCAGGACCCAGTCTGTTTCACCCTCCTTGCTCTGGACAAGGCAGCTATGAATATTCAACAAAGCATAATGCATTAGATAGGAATACAATAGCAGCTTGCTGTGAATGCAGTTCTCCATGAAAGGAACCTTGAATGAAGCTTTTAGAATGGTTTTGAGTATGTTAGAAAAACTATGCTATTTGAACCCAACCCAAGAGCTTAAGCTAATTTTTTTGGAGCCGAGAGACCATTTTAAATGTTTATACGAATCCATTGACAATCAATTTTATTAACTTTGCTTTGTCTTTGGTTTTAACAGTAATGCCAGATCAATTCAGCCATTTATTATAGAAGTGGTCCCAAAATTAAACAGTACacacatttttatatatatttttttatatatctcGTAGATGTAGTGCAAGGCCAGGTTTTCTAAAATGTATGTTTGTTTTCATGCCCAGAAGCGATTATCATAATTAATTGTAGCATTAATGTGGGCAAAAAAAAAGCCTAGCTTGAGTATTTTTCTATGATGGGACCAGCTTACATTATAATTACCTTGTCTAGCATGGTACTTTATTTTTCCAGACAGATCTATGCTTTtgtgttttcatttttttctgcTGCTTCCTCAATACAAGTGTTGCTGTTTCACCCCAAGATGGATCGTTTCTGGAGAGCATACATTATGTAAAGACTGTTGCCATTATGATTATGGCTGTAATGGCCTAATTTCGATCAAATAACACTGAAGGCATTTCATTCACACGTCTGCCTTGCCACAGCTTGGAGGAGGATGGGCTTTGCACTGACCTGAAATTGCTAATTAAAAGGGACAGTGGTATGCATAAATAAGATATGACATTAACAGTTGGTATGAAAATGGGATGCACAGAGCCACTGCTGTTCACTACAGGTTATCAAGTAATATGTGTATTGTTGCATTCATTTGTGGACAAAAGATGCTAAGCTCACTACAAATATGCCAACAATTACTCTGAAATGTTCAATATTTTATGCAGCGCTTATAGTACATGTACTCACAATTTCGTGAATATTTCATAAGCTCTGCCTACTTGTAAAACACTCCTGAAATATTTCCCTGAAATTCACACGTTCAAACATTTCTGATGCCAATAATTTAATCTACTCTTTGATTCATGTGATTTCTCATACCGAAAATCAATTATTTCATCCAAATCATTATTTTCCTTCTAAGTATCAGGTTTTACCACAGTCAAATCCAGGTTTCTTTTCAAACTCAattatttcattacatttcaacTCGGTTCTTTAGTATTCActatcatccccctctcctgcctTTTCAAACAAAGGTGCCTGTAGACAGAAGTGTGGAGCATGAACACGTTTCCCATGTTCTAGAAGGCTCACGTTTCCCATGTTCTCGAAGGCTCACGTTTCCCATGTTCTCGAAGGCTCACGTTTCCCATGTTCTCGAAGGCTCACGTTTCCCATGTTCTAGCAGGCTCACGTTTCCCCTCCATTCACTGTCCAGGAACATACTCCGATTATCAGAGGAAAAACAAAGGCCACTATTTACATGGCCGTCCACTGCAGAATCATTTTTATAAGAAAGTCTATTCTGAGCCAAAATTGGTCTGTAATTTTTCTTGTGATAGTTATATATGGATGGATGAATTTTGCTTACTTGGTAGCACATTCCATGCCAGATTTTCCTggtcatttctctctttcctctgggtCTATAATTTGCTGGGAATGCTTCTTCTTATGTGAAGTACATGTAAAATGAGTACACTTTCTGGTGGGATTTTACAATGTTTAGATGACAGGTCCTAGTCACTGATCTTGTATGTTGCATGGATCTATCTCTATTCCACCAACGCACTCCTGTATTAATCCTGATCATGGGGTGGGTGATGTTTCCTTTTATTTATGTCATTTTTAATTCTGCGTGGAGGGCTATTATGTTTGTAAATGTGATTGCCACACGTTAAAGCCTTGCCTGTGTGTGCTAGATGCAGTTGCTAAATATTTTGAGGAGTGCAAAACTTAGAGGTAATTTTGAATGCAATGTTTATCACCCAGTCCCGCTGCTACAAAGACATGTAACATGTTATGATGTAAGCACAGACAAATTGGCCTGGCGTTGGAACACCTGAAGGGATAAATATTTGACTTATACCTATGTCGTTAAAAGGAATCACACTTCTATCCTAAATTGTCAGACCAATAATAATTCCCTTGGTACTTGTGTCTGATATCCCCTGAAATAAAATGTATAACAGTCTGGATGGATGCCACCACTGATACCATTCCAGTTGTTACACCATCATTCAATATTTTCAACGCAACATTTGAGTGAATATTTTAAGATCCCACACTAGGGTGTACCATAGACACATAGTACCATAGAGTGTTGGTGTCCAGGACAGACACGTATGTCATCATTAACCCTTCTAACCTATCTGGACAGTATTGTTTTGTTCAAAGGGCAATATATACCTCATTGTCATAATTCACCTGAAGCTCATGTGATTAAATAGCTTCTAAGTTGCCCAAACTGGGTGATATTTAAAACATCCATGGAAAAATAAAGTTAGCAACCATTGTTGCATGAAAAACAGACCGTGCTTTGAAAATGTGAAAGCCCTGTTTTGTAGGGCACTAAGACAGTAATTTAACTGAACCTTGTAATTCACTATAGGTTAATTAGTCAACACCAGTAAACTGTTGTCTTAATGGCATATATTACAATTAGGCTTTTAAAACAGGCCTAGCAAGATGAACCCTGAATTTAATCACGGACAGAAACCTTGGACTGCATTTACACTGTTTTTAGCTGAAAGGGGAATTTGCGTCATGTAAATTAAATGTATGTTTGGTGCTGGGAGACTGGTTTTTAATGAAATTATAGGGAGTTGTGTACTGAGATTATTACAATCTGTATTATCTGAATGTGTCAGGTGAAAATAGATAATGGCAAGCACAGCCCCAGCGGCTGATGGGTATCCTGGGCTTGCCATGGACTGACAGGAAAATAATCATTAAAACCAAATTAGCACATTTATTTGTTTTCCATAAGTCTCCAAAGAGACTTATATATCTCATTCTACGTTCTAATCAACactctttaaaaatatattttatcgaAACAGActgtttgcccccccccccccgcttgcATTGCACTCATTGGACTTGCACTTATTGTGTTACAAATGACCGAGGTAAAGGCTGACATTTTCATTGCATGTGAAAAGGCCTGGCCAGTGAAGCCTCTTGATGCAGCTTTGAGCTCTTTCATCACTCGCTCTCCCTAATGAAGATTATCCAATACAATTAAAATGACAATCATCAAATCATTTTTCTTCTCCCACCATCTCTGTCGATCCAGGCAAGCTTGTTTTATCCAGTTAAGGACGTCAGAATGTAGTGTCTTTACTGACCCAGAGGAAGGGGGGAAATCAATGAGGCCAAGGATGGTGAACAAGCAAATAAACCTGTTTAAAATTCACAATGCTGAATACGCTTTCTCCCCCCACATAATACAAGAGTGACTTTGTTCCTTAATTAGTGTATACAATTACTTCTAGTGCATGTACAATTTGCTTAGGTAAAAGCCACAGTTCCTTTAATTCAAAAGCATTTTGCTCCCTTGAACAGTCACAAAGCTTTCGCTGCTAATTCGGCACACTCTGAATATATGCTATCTGTCTAAAAGCAACATATCAACAATTAAATGGAAGGATTTGGTGATTAAATGTAGCCTATATGTCTCATAAAAgcgttaaaacatgtttttttccaaATCTAAAATGTCTTCTTATATGCACTCTAGTTAAATTGAACCACAAACATATTTGTTTTACCTCCACCCCCCCTGTCAATTTGATGATTCAATGAACAGTACCTACATAAACTATCTACATTTTCACAGTGtttgttgaatgtaatattttgTATCCCCCGACTAGGTCACAAGGTCTCCGCTCTGCAAAGAAAGAAAAAACACAATTAGGCACAGATGGCAGTCTTTGGCCAACTCTAGTAGATGTGCTAACAGATAAGACTTTTGAGTTTCTGTATTAACTGCAAATTATCCTAAAACACGTAATCAAAAGACCAATGGTTCACATATTCAAATGGATCTGTGATTGTGTAGTCTTTCAAGCTGTACCTTTTTAATTTATCACATATTGTATGATCCCAAGACAAAAACAGTGTTCACCCACAGATTAAAAAAAAGTGTTTGTGTAATCTTTTCACGTATTGTTTGATTAATTATGCATTTTGTTACATAATTGCAATGACCTAATGTACAAATACATAATCAGTGTATATACACTGCCATCCATATCTTTTCCcagtttttccaccactgcattcCACATTCATCCTCAGCATATACCTTTATTAGTTTACCACAATTACCCCCAAACCAGTTTATTTAGCCTACATGTGATGTGTTGCTCACTTGATTTATTTGCTTTTCCCAACCAGACTCCTGAATCCAGCATTTTGTTGAAATGCAATATCAATCATAGATTGCTTCCAGGTTGAATAAAACAATACCTACCAAATGCATAGTCTGGTATCTGTTTACACTCATTTCTAGCAATGAATTAAGTTAATTAATCAGACAAAAGTTTGCATTGTTGGAGCTTTTAGCTGACGTCACTTTTGTGCCTTGAAGTGAAGCTGAACAAACCTTGAGAAGAGTCTCCTTCAATCTGCGGTATAGTAGTAGCctaactaacacacactcaattaCAGCCCAATTTCGTTCTTTATAATCTCCTGGCACTGTCCGCAAACAACGCAAATCTGGGGGAACATAACGCTATTCTTACATAGTAACTGACGCGAAGGAGGATACATAAAGTGACGGAAATTAGGTGAGTTTTCTTATGTTTTGTAGTGGGAAGTTAGCGTACGTTATCGTTCATAACGAGGTTCAGTTTGCAATTTCGCTAGAGATTTCAACGCTTGTTAGCTCGAtttctggctagctagctagcacctAGTTCTATCGACGCTGTCCAGCAGCTTGCCCTTTATCATGTAACCTATCCTGAGTGGAGCAGATTGCTACAAACTTGTCAATAATGATAACTTGTAAATGTATCGACAATACCAGCACTCGGGTTTTTGTTACTTTAACTAGTTGCTAACTTAATGGCGAGATTCACGTATATATCTATCACTTTTTTACGGCGTAGACTGAGTCAGTGACTGTCAGTGTCAGCTTGCTGGTTAGCTAGCGAATCTCGTCTTTGTGTCCGTAGCTGGTGCGGCTTGACTGACCTTTTTAAAACAAAAACGCGGAGTAAAACAAGCTATCATTGAATGTCTGTCACAGATAAATGCATTTGGTGTCGGTTAGGTTTTATAATCACTAGGAAGTGTTCATTTGAAATGTTTTAAACGTTGTTGCAGGCAAGTTATGTGGAAAGAGTGCGAATGCTGATAAAAGGTCTGTTCAGTGTGTATTGAGCTGAAGATGCCAAAGTCTGCTCTTGAGTAAACCTAATTTAAGTCACATATTACATTATTTCGCTGTTGCTTATTTGTGTTGTAGCTAATGTTCGGGACAATATATTTGGAGGTGTTCGTGGAAATCCCATCCGTGTCAGCCAGTCCACTGCTTGGGTCCGAAGCTCCTTTCCTCTTATCTTTTTGTATGGCTTCGTATAAAGAAAAGCGACTGCAGCCCAGCAGAGTTTATTAAATGTATCCCTTTGTTTATTACAATGTGCACCATTTGTCTGCCCTCTAAACAACAAGCCACTCGCCATCTTGGGCAATTTAATCCACCCACTCTTTTTATTTCAAAGATCCAGAATGCTTATTAATTAGACACCAAAAGTGATCAAATGTTTCACGAGGACGATACATGACGTCAACTGAAGTTGTGATAACATTTAATTCTTTCTAACTTTCTAAATGACTGAGGCTATTGGTTTCATGTGTCTAATGATATTTTTTTTCATGACGAGAAGGTTTAAACAATGCAAAGGCACACTGGCCTAAAATGGCTTGTCATTTTGAAAGGTGACAGGTGGTGGGGTTGAGTGTTCTCAATGTTTGACTTACTGGACTGATTTTCATTTTCAATATTAAGGGAAGGAAAACGTATCAGTTAAAATTCAGGATCTttaatgtgatgtgtgtgtgtaaagggttGTTACTTTCAGAACTTATGCTTTCGCCATTTGATTGCATAGATTTCCTAGGCAGGCTAATGCTCTACAAATGTTTGAGCAGTCCAGACATCATATACAGCATATCGTTGTGTATGTCACGCCTAACATTTTGTCTTATTTATGCCACTGTCCGAAAATGAACCAGCACTAGGCTATACTGGTCTTTGGCTCTGCCAATCTGTGGTTCATTCAGGGAATTCTTTGAATGCTGCCTACCCCCAAAATTGTGTTCTTCTGAGAGCAGAGGCATTCTGCTCTAAGTGCTAATTGCCCCACCTCCCATTTCTTTGTTTGGATATTCACTGCATAGCTTAAATGTAAAGGAGCAAATGTTTAGCCAAATATCATGATGTGTGGTTTTTCTCTTATGGGAATGCCTTCCACTTCCCTATGATGCATCAACTTGACATCTGCATAATTTTGTTGAGATGCTAGAAGGTAATCAACGGTGGAAATCAATGATGGGTTAATACATATCATTGGTGGTTATTAATTgaacccccaccacacacactcaaatgtATTTACGCACGCACGCGCAGTGCAGAGACGTGCAGACACTCAGTTTCAACTCTGGTTACAAATGCCTATTGAGGGATTCTTCATGAAAGCAAGATACACAAAATACCATGATTTGGGGGATTTCAACTAAATGTAATCTATAGAATAGtcctttggaggaaggattgttgacatatatatttgacatttgtatctAAAAGCATAAGTGAGCAATAATTCAAGTTGACATTTTGGCCTTACCCAGGTCTCCTTTAACACTCCAGAATGTTTCACCTGTAGATGCTACAAAGTGAACATTGGTGTCCTAGGAAGCTTTACCGCTTGCTCTGTGAGGAAAATAAAATATTCTGCTCGTTCCCTAAGAAAATGAAGAATAGGCGTAGGTGATGTATAACCTGAGAAAACAAGTGATAAGTACAACAAGCCGCAGTCCTTGTCATGCGTTTTTGAATGTTTTAGTATCACTTCAACTAGACTGCATTCAGAACATGATTGTTTGTTAGGACCATTGATTCCACATGTTACATCGGTTTTTCCTTTGACACTGCTCTGCTTTTTCCACTGGTTCTTACAGCGGAATTGATTGGCCTTTGTAAATAGTTAATTGATAGTCAATTAACTATTGCTCACAGTCTAAGTGAAACGGCAAACATTATTCCCCTTAAGGTCCATCATTTAAATGGCTCAAGCAGCCATTTCAGCCAAGGAAGCAAAATAAATCAGATTACAGCCTTGATGTGTTATTCATGCCTCCAGTAACTGCCAATGAATCAACCAATAACCAGATACAACGCTGGAAGGTCACTGAATTTGCCTCATATTTATTCCGAGCTCATGTTCTCGAAAACAGTCTCAGAACGAGGGAACAGTAATGCATCGCAACAAATCACCGGCTCCGGATGTGAGCTTTAGCATTAAGAAAAACAGCAGTGGAGCATTTGAATGTTTGGAATATCGTAGGGTCCTTCAAGGATGGAAAATCTCATCAGTAGCTCACGGTTGCTAAATTGCTTGAAACAGCACTTTTAAATGCTAAGTGCCCAATGGTGTGATTAATACAGTTTATTTTCAGCTCCATCATTATTTCCAGCTATTCATCCACTTGGGTACAGTCTAGCCTATTCCTTGCATGGAGTGTAATATGTAGCTTATTGTAAAAGTATACTATTATGCACAACACAAGTACATTCATGATTTAGCTTCAAAAGGTTAGTTAGTGTAACTGGTAGACTAATTTGCATATATGAGGTTTGTTTCTAACTTAGGCTAGGCTCAAGCAGACTAAACAGCACAATATAGCCTGTACCAGAATGTAAAACATTCAAAATTTGTTTAGGGTAGATGTCCTAATACTGATGACAACATTAAGTCAGCCTAATCTACCCAAAAAACAAAATGCAATCTGAATTTCCAAGATAAAACTGAAGAtctgtgttcgaatactcatacaa from Oncorhynchus masou masou isolate Uvic2021 chromosome 29, UVic_Omas_1.1, whole genome shotgun sequence harbors:
- the LOC135519629 gene encoding CD302 antigen-like: MESMKKCHPRPLSLCNLLFVVVYWQSTLAGDCPADGRTWVPFGHRCYHFVHGEEDMAKSYTIAAAKSLCSGHELVSVQSAEENDFIIKYSPQVWKGNIHVWLGMYYDSDNEDFKWQDETGLSFKNWGNSSSSPDLIPMDTCVAMHSTTGEWEKVSCVENLENGVVCETAEKAEKNGKPATSPLLSALVILSVVAIMGISAVFWFLHQKHQFGAVLASFEYHPPFRAPTSDEACLVETDETEETEEADDMA